Sequence from the Terriglobales bacterium genome:
AACTGAACAACGTGATGGCCCGGAAGCTCGAACCGCACGAGCGATTTGACGAAAACGAGGCCGGGCTGGAGTTCTGCGCCTGTGCGCCGGAAGATAGAGCGCTGTGGGCGAAAACCATGTTGCAGGGCTTTTTTGCCGGGGATTCGGTCCCGGTTGGTTGGGAAACATTCGTGGAACCGATGACCGAGGTGCCGGATTCACTGGCCACGATTGTGTGGTCGGGCGAGCGGCCGGTGGCATGCTGCGGGGGGCTGATCTCTCGCCGGCATCGCATGGTCGCGCTTGGCGGCACGAGCACGCTGCCGGAGTTTCGCAGGCGCGGCATCCAGGCTGCGGCGATTGGCCGGAGATTGAATCGCGCGGTGGCGGCCGGATGCGATTTGGCGGTGGTGGTCACGCAGGGGAACACGACTTCGCAGCGAAACGCGGAGAGGCTGGGATTTACGCTGGCTTACTCAAAGGCCACGGTA
This genomic interval carries:
- a CDS encoding GNAT family N-acetyltransferase codes for the protein MKFVDIEMARRLEAAEDVPQVEIARVLQRTHPEIGADILEIAGGHAVFAGANSPVGRAIGLGLDGPVTAAALDEVEGFYRKHNVAAQVDITPVTNGSLLELLKTRGYVMTELNNVMARKLEPHERFDENEAGLEFCACAPEDRALWAKTMLQGFFAGDSVPVGWETFVEPMTEVPDSLATIVWSGERPVACCGGLISRRHRMVALGGTSTLPEFRRRGIQAAAIGRRLNRAVAAGCDLAVVVTQGNTTSQRNAERLGFTLAYSKATVVKA